Proteins encoded together in one Meles meles chromosome 7, mMelMel3.1 paternal haplotype, whole genome shotgun sequence window:
- the PUS7L gene encoding pseudouridylate synthase 7 homolog-like protein isoform X2: protein MEEDTDFRIRFSSLRFITDHVGFHGTIKSSPSDFVVIEIDEQGQLVNKATSELINKLQPEPNNFAKKTKLDFQNLSFKEGRNQEVNTFTGCSDDDQNDQSPSEKEDTINDGTSKGEEEKVDVLGNLLDEKTNELLNHFACDIKEKWNSKTELIGSSPEFSLGRILDKSQRAILHSAVRQKFPFLITVGKNSEIVVKPNLEFKELCHLVSEEEASDFFKYLDAKKENSKFTFKPDANKDHRKAVHHFVNKKFGNLVETKSFPELSYNAGNPNVVITVRFREKTHKHRKRSLFECRDQKVIYTAFTLRKENLEMFEALGFLAIKLGVIPSDFSYAGLKDKKAITYQAMVVRKVTPERLKNIEKEIEKKRMNVFNIRSVDDSLRLGQLKGNHFDIIIRNLRSQINDSANLRERILEAIENVKNKGFVNYYGPQRFGMGRKVHTDQIGLALLKSEMVEAIKLFLTPEDLDDPINRAKKYFLQTEDAKGTLSLMPEFKVRERALLESLHRFGMTEEGCIQAWFSFPHSMRIFYVHAYSSKIWNEAVSYRLATYGSRVVEGDLVCLDEDIDEHFPNSKVHLVTEEEESADTYAIHQVVLPVLGYNIQYPKNKVGQWYQEILSRDGLQT, encoded by the exons ATGGAAGAGGATACAGATTTTAGGATCAGGTTTAGTTCCTTGCGTTTCATTACTGATCATGTTGGATTTCATGGCACTATAAAAAGCTCACCAAGTGACTTTGTTGTTATAGAGATTGATGAACAGGGACAGTTAGTTAATAAGGCCACCAGTGAGCTGATTAATAAACTACAACCTGAGCCAAATAATtttgccaaaaaaacaaaacttgatttTCAAAATTTGTCCTTTAAAGAGGGAAGGAACCAAGAAGTCAATACTTTCACTGGGTGCTCTGATGATGACCAGAATGATCAGTCTCCTTCAGAAAAGGAAGATACTATCAATGATGGAACTTCCAAAGGTGAAGAAGAAAAAGTTGATGTTTTAGGCAACTTGTTAGATGAAAAAACTAATGAGTTACTGAATCACTTTGCCTGTGatataaaagagaaatggaaTTCTAAAACTGAGCTAATTGGATCATCTCCTGAATTCTCATTGGGCAGAATCCTTGACAAAAGCCAGAGGGCTATTTTGCATAGTGCTGTTAGGCAGAAATTCCCCTTTTTAATAACTGTTGGTAAAAACAGTGAGATTGTTGTAAAGCCAAATCTTGAGTTTAAGGAACTCTGTCACTTGGTATCTGAAGAAGAAGCATCggacttttttaaatatttggatgcgaagaaagaaaattccaaattTACCTTTAAACCTGATGCAAACAAAGACCACAGAAAAGCAGTCCATCATTTTGTCAACAAAAAGTTTGGAAACCTTGTAGAAACCAAATCTTTCCCCGAACTTAGTTATAATGCCGGTAATCCAAATGTAGTGATTACAGTAAGATTTCGGGAAAAAACACACAAGCACAGGAAAAGGTCTCTTTTTGAATGCCGGGATCAAAAAGTTATATACACAG cctTTACCCTACGGAAAGAAAATCTGGAAATGTTTGAAGCACTTGGATTTTTAGCTATCAAACTTGGTGTGATTCCTTCAGATTTTAGTTATGCAGGCCTAAAAGACAAGAAAGCCATCACCTATCAAGCAATGGTCGTTAGAAAAGTGACTCCAGAGAG gttgaaaaatattgaaaaagaaattgaaaagaaaagaatgaatgtgtTTAATATTCGATCTGTAGATGATTCCCTTAGACTCGGTCAGCTCAAAGGAAATCACTTTGATATTATCATCAGAAATTTAAGAAGCCAAATAAATGACTCTGCAAACCTGAGAGAAAGAATTTTGGAGGCAATAGAAAATGTTAAG AATAAAGGATTTGTAAATTATTATGGGCCACAGAGATTTGGGATGGGAAGGAAAGTTCACACCGACCAGATTGGACTGGCTTTGCTGAAGAGTGAAATg GTGGAGgctataaaattatttcttacacCAGAAGATCTGGATGATCCTATAAATAGagcaaagaaatattttcttcaaactg aGGATGCTAAAGGCACACTTTCATTGATGCCTGAATTCAAAGTTCGCGAGAGAGCACTGTTGGAGTCATTGCATCGCTTTGGCATGACAGAGGAGGGTTGTATCCAGGcatggttttcttttccccattcaaTGCGCATATTCTACGTTCATGCATATAGCAGCAAAATTTGGAATGAGGCAGTATCTTACAGACTTGCAACTTATGGATCAAGAGTAGTAGAGGGTGATTTGGTCTGTTTGGATGAAGATATTGATGAACATTTCCCAAATAGTAAA